The genomic region CAAATTGCGAAACCCTAACATTTCCTGTCAATATCATAAAAGCCCAATTACCCTCTTCTCCTTCATAAAATAAAACTGTATTAGATGGTATTAAATAACCGCTTTTTAAATAAGTTACAAGAGGTTTAGATAATGGAGTATTTGTTATAATACTTTCAAATATCATAAATGAAAAAAGCTCTTTAACAAATGGATATTTTTCTTTTAATGTTTTTTCAAGATAATATTTTTTATCTGGAGAAATTAAAATCATGCATAAATACTTCCAAATTTCTATTTCAGCCTGAAAGTATATATCAAAATTTGTATATTGAATTTTTTTTAGTTCATTAAGTGATTCTTTTATTTTCCCTTTGTTAAATAACCATCTGGCTTTGGTATAAATTCGAAAATGTTCATCCTCAATATGATGAAAAAGCTTCCTTCTACTTATTTTCAAGTATTTTTTAGATAATTCTTCTTTTGTAAGATTTTTATCCTTTATATTTTCTTTATTATTTTTATTCTTTTTTACTGAGCCATAAATCTTATTATTTAAAGATATTATTTTAAGTATATATTTTTTTATCAAGTGAATAATCAAACTGGAATTTGAAAGCAAGAATTTTTCTGCTAATTCTTTTTCAATTAGAACAATTCTGCTATTCTCTACAATCCTTATTGATTCAAAAGATTTGGTATTAGGAACTATCATTTCTGCACCAA from Marinitoga aeolica harbors:
- a CDS encoding cyclic nucleotide-binding domain-containing protein, with the protein product MREFLYAPDRILVNEGEYIKELILLKEGKVEIFSNFCGYSSVESKGIFGAEMIVPNTKSFESIRIVENSRIVLIEKELAEKFLLSNSSLIIHLIKKYILKIISLNNKIYGSVKKNKNNKENIKDKNLTKEELSKKYLKISRRKLFHHIEDEHFRIYTKARWLFNKGKIKESLNELKKIQYTNFDIYFQAEIEIWKYLCMILISPDKKYYLEKTLKEKYPFVKELFSFMIFESIITNTPLSKPLVTYLKSGYLIPSNTVLFYEGEEGNWAFMILTGNVRVSQFDERGERLLAVLSNEEVVGEIACFKEIQRTATVFTSTPLQVIKIEKSNLDELVISNPAFGLKIVKNLIKRLDFERYWHSPLSFEEKLNFMIKKYGKNILNKSQLKIEEIKELFRINDKKDSELIDYLFKSNIATLRADGTLKFM